The Chloroflexota bacterium genomic interval GCTGTCATGGATATGTTCGTAGCCTTCTTCCAGACTAACGCCATTGATATGACCCAATATGTCAATGATGACAAAACTGTCAACGGCGACGCTGCTAATGGACAAGGCCTCTACGAATCTGGTTGTGCCCGCTGCCATGGCGACGATGGCAAAGGTATTGCCTTCGGTGATGAGAGCGACCCTGAATACCTGGGAGACCTCGCTTTGGGCAACCCTTGGGAAACTCTCCACAAAGCCGCCAACGGTCAACCTGCCGAGCACATGCCTTCCGGTTTGAACCTGGGCTGGAGTTGGCAAGATCTGGCTGATGTAATTGCATACATACAAACCCTTGGGGAATAGATAATTGACCTAATGGAGTTGGTGGCTTCAAGTCACCAACTCCAAAGTTGGTCCCGCGCGCTTTCCAACCTTAGGCGCGCCTTGGGCGTCCATATTTGCCGAAACTTTCCAGTCAGGCTCTTAATCAAACTATGAAACCTCGTTTGCAACGATCTCTGCAAATCACTGCTTTAGCATTTCTTGGCATGATCATCTTTATTGCCACGGGTATTTTATTTGGCGAAAGCCCGGCGCACGCGCTGCCTGAATATGCTGAGCGCACGGATGAATCATGTGCTGTCTGTCATGTAAACCCTGGCGGTGGCGGGCCGCGCACGCTGCGCGGTATTCTGTGGTCTGCACAGGGGAAACCTGATCTGGTGCCTGATCTAGGCAATGTGCTGGTTGCCCAAGGTGTGGAAGATGGCGATGAGCTTTTTGATATTGCCTGCGCGGGTTGTCATGGTGCATTTGGCGAAGGATTATTTGGTAACGCCATCGCTCTTTCCGGGGTGCAGGAATCGAAAATAGAATCCACGATTTTGCGCGGCCGGGAACGAAGCGGCATGCCCGCCTTCGATGGGCGCTTCACCGATGATCAGCTAGAAGCCATCGTAGCCTTTGTAACCGGCATCGCCTCTGGCGAAATCGAACCGCAGCCCCTCAGTTTCCCATTGCCTCCTGTTGAGTTGGACTGTGTGCCCGGGGATGCCCCATCAGATTGTGGAGGCAATTAGCATGGTAAAACATCAATCCTTCACACGACGTGAATTTCTCAAAGTATCCACAGGGGTAGTTGGGGGCGCGACATTCATAGGATCAGCGAGAGCGTTGGCAAAAACACTGGCCAACGAAAATTCTAGCCAATCAAATAATCAGCCAGTTGACGAACAAATTATTCCTACTGTCTGCCTGCTCTGTCCCAGCGGGTGCGGTATGCTGGCCAGAGTTGTCAATGGAAATCTCGTCAAGGTTGAAGGCAGTCCCATGCACCCGATCAATCAGGGCGCGCTATGCCCCAAGGGACAGGCAGCCCCCGAATTGCTCTACAACCCAGACCGATTGACGGGGCCTATGCGCCGTGTTGGGGAGCGTGGCGCTGATCGGTGGGAAAGCATCACCTGGGAAGAAGCCATCCAAACCGTTGCGGGCAATCTAAATCACCTGCGTGCAGCCGGACATCCTGAAAGAGCGGCAGTTTTATACGGAGAGGTACGCGGCCAAATGCGAGCTTTCCTGGAACGTTTCATGGCGGCTATCGGTTCTCCTAACGCCATCTCCCACGACAGTCTCAATATCGACGCTGCCAAGCTAGGGACGTTGCTGACC includes:
- a CDS encoding cytochrome c encodes the protein AVMDMFVAFFQTNAIDMTQYVNDDKTVNGDAANGQGLYESGCARCHGDDGKGIAFGDESDPEYLGDLALGNPWETLHKAANGQPAEHMPSGLNLGWSWQDLADVIAYIQTLGE
- a CDS encoding cytochrome c gives rise to the protein MQRSLQITALAFLGMIIFIATGILFGESPAHALPEYAERTDESCAVCHVNPGGGGPRTLRGILWSAQGKPDLVPDLGNVLVAQGVEDGDELFDIACAGCHGAFGEGLFGNAIALSGVQESKIESTILRGRERSGMPAFDGRFTDDQLEAIVAFVTGIASGEIEPQPLSFPLPPVELDCVPGDAPSDCGGN
- a CDS encoding molybdopterin-dependent oxidoreductase; translated protein: MVKHQSFTRREFLKVSTGVVGGATFIGSARALAKTLANENSSQSNNQPVDEQIIPTVCLLCPSGCGMLARVVNGNLVKVEGSPMHPINQGALCPKGQAAPELLYNPDRLTGPMRRVGERGADRWESITWEEAIQTVAGNLNHLRAAGHPERAAVLYGEVRGQMRAFLERFMAAIGSPNAISHDSLNIDAAKLGTLLTQGIYDLPAYDLENSHYILSFGANILEAGRSPQRMVSGMSYMRRGRAERGKVVVFDP